The following DNA comes from Brienomyrus brachyistius isolate T26 chromosome 16, BBRACH_0.4, whole genome shotgun sequence.
AGTAGTTATGGTGAGGAGACACCATGAAAaaggcagagaaggacaaacatgaATCCATAATGGTGAAAAATAGCAAACAGTGATCTCTCATTGTTTCTCTGCAGGTGTGACCAAGCCGCAGATGAGGACACATAAGGGATAACCAAAAACTGGTCAAAATGTAAATTGTGAGACAATTTACAGCTGTTGAAATAactgagaccactctatatttttaaacaaatctgcatttttaaatcatggTTTAATCGTGGTTTTTGCTGGCAGAAGACTAAGCTGAGCTGCAGGATGCGTTGAGGTTCAAAATTTGTAAGACAGCAGtgcacaagaataaggtgaagcaggagtaactgggaacgaccagaaaccagccaggtcaAGGACGGAAGTgacattctaatgccagagatgaccgttaacttatccagCAGTTCCTCATGAATCGTAGAATGACAGCAAGTGACTTTCAAAAGGAACAGGAAACAtttagtgcaggtgtgaagcgcACTGTTAGGACagtgtgtatcaggctcctagaagcaagaCTGAAggcccataaagcaaggaagaagcccttcaataatgagaaacagggaagaaccaggctgcagtttgcagaaaaatatatattaatataataatataatattattcACAGAAGTACACACATAAAccgagaaatgagtgaaacaaaaacattttccacagccgtacatttttaaatattgttcattcattttaaatatttattattagggGAATTTGTTTTTTGTACTTTGCGAAAATTCAAGAAAAATGTATTACAGAATCAAATTGAGGTTGAGTTCCTTTTAACTTCCAAAGTTTACATGAATGTTGATGTTACTCAGTATGTGGTTCCTGAGAGGTGCCAATTATTAATTTCCTCACCCtgatttcactggaactaaactGCAATGTTACCATGGTGCTTAGCAGAGGTggataattcaggtccagaatgtaataaTCCAGTcccagattttgtttcaacctacCAGCTGAGTTCTCTCTTACTGTGATTCTTTATGCtgaattggttggttgaaacaaatcttggtctggattttagctgtataaattataaatcatggGTTTCTTTTGGGTATTATATTGGACTTATCTGTAAGAGGAAGTTACATTCTGATACGAGTTAAATAAATAccaaaatgttatttttatacACTCGTTTTATGCGCTTTTTTagtcagttaaaaaaaaactgcactttAACAGTCTTAACAGTTTTCCTAGCTAATATTatcctttgtttatttttggtagcattttacttgagggggcacttgTTCCTTCGTAGCTCattagtagttcacaaaggtttacagcatTAACAGCTCATTAACAGTTAGCAACAAATAAAGTAACTACTGTAAAACCTCGCATTGCGAGCATATTTCGTTCCAGAAACGTGCTCGTAATCTAAAGCACTAGTATATCacagcaaattttcccattagaaataatggagactcatgattcgttccacaacccaaaaatattaataaaaaactaacgattaatacaaaatataaagtaaaaatacataacacaaattaacctgcaatatacctttgaaaagaatagtggatggtgtgagggagaggagaagaggagggttaatTTGTAGGATAATATTCagtataactaacggaatcactgcgatctgttggctcacttaggttccttgttaacgtcacaaaaaaaaactcatctactgacagccgcttttgcctccttttccatttcgcggaaatgtggacattgcattttcgttaaacagattcatcgctcgcactgctacacccttattcgggtggtgcttttctactaaattttgactacaCGAGTGAAGCACGCTGATTGAGACCGAAcatgggagacgattacccacaatcccacagcgagaaagagaagaaccatcggctcagttgtgatcacgtgaTGCTAGGCAGGTAAAGCGTATacgtaatactcgtattgcaagccCTCGCTCATTTATCAAggtaaaattaattttaaaattttgctcgtcttgcaaaacacttgcaaactaagttactcgcaatccgaggtttgactgtactTCAGATAAAAGATACATCATGATTCATTACTGAGGAtcgaacatgagatcagtatttcaccttTCTTAATCATTATTTGTTCCATCATTAGCCCCTTCAGTAGCTCACAATTTAACAGATATTATGCCAAATATAGTGCTTGAGATAATAgatgcatcacaattcattaatgatgaacaaacatgagatcttTATGCAACTAAgactttgtggttaattaatacataactaAAAGATTAATAGTTCATACGATATTATTTGTcctcaagtaaaatgttacctaattttttgttatttcctattttttgttatttttgtttttttttctggatttgATGCAACCTGTAGCACTGTCACCATCACTAACGAGCTacatcatcaaagaaaataggGGGCAACTCAAATAGCCCAGGGGCCTCTGACCGTCTCTATGCCATGTATGGcactaacaaataaacaaataaataaagtttGTTTCAGGTTGACACATGCCTTGTGTGTGTAAATGAGAATGGGCCTTTGATACTGAGTCTTTGAGTCTTTGAACAGGGACAGGGTATGATAGAAGGTTGCAGATAGTGCTATTTGGAGTATGAAGAAAAGCCTTGACACTGGGTTTTTCAAGTTTAATGCTATTCCACTGTATATCCATAACATTCCACCAGGGGCGTGAAATCACATTTCTTAtccttaaaacaataaaattgcCTTGTTCAGTCCTGTCTTGTACACATGTGGTACACATTTCTGAAGCTGTTCAAATGGGTAGTGTTTATTTGTTGATACATTAGCTCATATAATTTGATTGGATAAGAAGGTAAGCAGTTAAATGTGTCATGGCAGGGCATCACGAAGGAGGGACGATCCAAGTAACGACTCTCAGAAAAAGGGGTGTATTAACAAATAGAACATAGAGTACAGGAAAGGAAAGGTTTCCTGCAAGGGCTCAAAACTAAACAGGACAAACATGAAGTAACAAACTAACCACAAGGACAACTAAAACTAAAACTAGGAACTCGTGGGTACCAAGCAAGGGGTCAAACGCTAATGACACAGGAACTAATACACAGTAACTATGGGGTAACCACTGAACACCGTTAACACAGGGCAAACAGCCACAATGACCAACtcacccatgttcaactgctgttcacatggaccAGGGAAGGACAGGAACTGATACTGACATAAATGCAAATATAAGGTGAAAGAAGTATAATGAAGGCAGACCGTTAAATATATCTTTAAATGGTCCCCGGCACGGTCCCCTTCCCGCCTTCTCTGTTTGTCTCTCGCGGGGCTCAGGCTGCATTTTCTGGTTTGGAAGCACATCTCGCTGTCCGCACTGCACCGGCAGTACATGGGCTTTCCAGTTTAGGTCTTGATGTGGATGCTCCCTCTGGTCATCTTGCTGCATCGTTACAGGCCAGGAAATATGGTGGAGGTTTCTATCTGGTGTGTGAAGAGCCCTTTCTGTAGTCTTGTTGACTACTGAGCTGATAGTGTTGAATGCAGTGGGTGTGCAGAAAATGCCCCTATCCAGAATGCCATGTTCATATCAAGTGAAGGATCATTCACAAATCATCTCTTGGGATCAGCAACTTCTTCAGCACACAGTGTTCTTAAAAACTGGAATCTTATTTTGATTTTCACATGTCGACTTTGAGTAACTGTGTATCGAATTTTAAAATGGAAAGTGTGTAGGAACCCTGCTTATTGCACCCCTTTTTCCTTAAGAATCGCGAACCTGGAGATCTTCATGGTGGCCATCTGTGTGGGTGAGCGGCTGCCAGAGTTGTTTCATAGTGCTGTGCGGTGCCCCCACCATATTCAGTTTTACCAGCCTCAGGATTATGAAAGTAGCAAAAGCAAACCTAGATACATGATTGGGAGAATGGATGCACACTATTTGAGGACTAGGCTGGTCATTGGTGCCACCTTCTGGCCATGCCATGTACTACATGGCTCAATGCTGGTATTGTGTGTTATAAATCAGGGGTTTAGCAGAAGCAAGATGATGCTCACTTAGCATGACCACTTGCCCGGATTTCTGGACAATCCGGTTTTCTCACCCTCTACCCAGACTGCTGTTGGGTGTCTCCTTTTAGCCCCTTTTTCCCTCCCCCTACCTACCTCCTCGTCAACAACTAGTGCTGCTCTCTCCAACCCCTAATCGCACGAAAAACACATACTATACAAGCCGAGAACAGCCATGCTTTCAAATATTGTTAATGCCATTCTTTAGAGATAGCAAGATAATTGTTGTGATACACTCTTCGTGAGCCTTATTCCTCTCTTTTGGACACAGGTGTCCTCCTTTTTCATCCATAGTCCTCCTTTTTGGACGCAGGTGTCCTCCTTTTTCATCCATAGTCCTCCTTTTTGGACGCAGGTGTCCTCCTTTTTCATCCATAGTCCTCCTTTTTGGACGCAGGTGTCCTCCTTTTTGAACACAAGTGTGTTCCTTTTTAGTCATGCTCGTGGTCACCCTATACTCACTACAGAGATGCACAATTAATCACTGGCCATACATTGTCAAAAATACAGTTAATAATATATTAAGGTATTTTTCTAGCTGTTGCCCAGTAGCTCATAGAACAATGAAGAAAGCAGCCTGATAAAAAGTCCGTCAAATAGCCATCGTATGGTAAACCTTTTTCAGGTCTAAGTTTTAGCTGCATCATGGTGCCTTGGTGTGAGATGGTGTCAAATTCCTGGCTTAAGGTTCAGAGTGACCAAAACAAGTTCTTTCTGTCCCCATATTTTTACTTTCCTTCATGTATTCACAAAGGTCCGTCCAACATGCGGGAGTGTCATGCCCCTCCGAACCCTCCTACCACCCAGatatacaatgaaatatttatCTATGAAGCGGCACCTTCTGTTGAGGGGTAAAGTTTGGATTTAGTGCATCAAATATCCCTGCATTGTCCTTTGTGGATTGTGCCAAAATGGACATTACCAAAgcagccccccccaaaaaaaaactcaacTGCTTACATGCTTTGAGCTTCCTCATACAAAGAGAGAACCTCACAATTCGCACCACTATACTCTCTGCACCTATTGCCCTTCTCAACCATCCTCTCATCCTGCTCAAGGTTGTATGACAAACATGCCGAAAAgtgctgaagcacaacagaTTTCTAGGTGAGATTGAAGGTGATCTCAGCTGCTGTTTATAGGTGTCACCAGACTGTACTCCCCAGCCAGCCTTCGAAACCCACAGCTCAGCTCCCTGTGGGAACGTATCTGTCGGCTATTGATTAGGTTGACTGGATCGGTGGATAAAATGCATGTTACTCAACCCTTTCACCTTAAATATAGAACAATACAATTCCCTGCTTTATTCAATATTGCTTATTATATTAGTATTATCATAATAATGTTATAATATTCACACAGTATCATATATAATGTCACTGTAAATTAACATTCCAAAAGGAGAAGATGCGTAGAAGCTGATCCACAGAAGCATGTAGGTCCGCCTGGACACACATAACCATGACTTGGAAAAGACAGGGTCAGAACCAGCACTGGAGGCCgacaaaaaaaaagtgtgcGGTCCTCCAGGAATGCTGTAGCTATGTTCTGCATGGGGGGTCAGGCTTCCACCTCATCAACTAGTAGAAGAGGTGGAAGAGATCAGGAAACTCACAAACAGGTATTTTAAGTGTTTCTAGCTTGACTCTGTGTCTGATGCAAGAAATGGGGTAGTCCTGTCGGGTCCTTCATATAGTGGGAGCAACCATTTAGACTTTAAACTAACCAGAGTTTGAGCCACCTTGATGCCTTCTCCTTGTACTCCATCGCCTGGACTAAAACTAAACAACATTCCCTCCACCTCTGTCACTCATCAGCAGTGCTtcgtattttaaaaaaaggctgTTACTTAAATGTACATACTAAAAACTAGTGAAGGAAGAAAATGATGCTTTATGAAacacttgctgtattttttgtccCCACTACTAGATGGCGCTAAACGCAAAGCATGCTCCCAAAGCATGCTCccaagcaaaccaagagcaccatctagtggggtcaaaacatacagcaaatggttcacaaAGCGTCATTTTGTCCCTCACCTCTCAATGGTGCTAGATAATACACAAAATAGCAggacattttattttcttattgtccTTTGGAATTTCCACCACTTCCTAGAGATGCTTCCCAAAGACGGCATTCCCAGCCGCTCGGGATCGTTCCCTCAGGCTGCAGCAGGCTTGGGGCCTGGAGCAGTGCCCTGCAGTACAGCCCCATTAGCTAGCACAGCAGCCCCAAAAAGGCTGGCCATTCGGCTCCTGAAGGTTCACCCCCCTGTGCCAAGCAGCATGCGTGGGGTTCTGGGTGTCCATCTTTGGCATCTTCTTGGCTGGAGACAGATTACTGGTTTTAAATAAGCCTGCTGTGTTGCGACCACACATACAGAACATTATAAACAAGCCGAACACAGGCGCAAAGGTTGAATGAAGAATGATCAGGTGCGGAATCAGCAAACTTTACTTAAATGATATGGGGCCCATAAGGCTTTTGGTAAAACATTCCTGGAATTAATGACATGGGCTGTACCACTGAGCACCCAtatgggggcggggcttacCAATAGCCAGGAACAGCTCATTGACATTCATGGCGGTCTTTGCGGAAGTCTCCAAGAACAGAAGGCCAGCATCTTCCGAGTaggcctgaccctcctgtcacaGCGGAAAGGTGAAGAGATGGGGGTAAGGCCATCTTACATCACACACCATCTCAGGCTCCATGTCAGCGCTGCTGTCAAGTTTGATCATCTAATACTCATGATCCGGGACAAATCCTGATACTGAAACACATGCTTCTGAGCACGTAccgcaaaactgaaaatcaaaAACACATGCTGTAATGCCATTATTACGATCACCATAAATGGATTTTGTACACATTTTGCATATTGTTAAAATCCAAAGCTTTACTTTATATGTTACTATATACATGTAAGTATGTTTTAGGACACATACTGAATTTCAGTATTTTTAAGGAAAATGTAAATTTATCCCCATCATTTGGAATTTCTGGGTCTGGGGAATGGGACAGAATAGGAATGAGCTTCCAGTAGAAGAGTCTACCCCCACCCCGAACCGTACTCTTTCTGGGCACCGAGTGTCGGACCCCGCGAAGGCCCAGGCTGTCTGAGCACCTCGTACTCCACCATGCGCCGATCAGCCAGGTCAGCTTTGTTCCCTGCCAGGGCGATAACGATGCTGGGGTTGGCCTGCCTTTGGAGCTCCTTCACCCAAGCCTTGGCACGCTCAAATGTCTCCTAAACGGAGAGGAATCTCTCTGAACACACTcacttgagggggggggggttggagtaTTTCTGAAGGTCCTGTGACCAGAaatgggtagttcaggtccagagagtaaaagtccagtccaaaattttgtttcaaccagccagttcaaTACTCTGTCACTCTTCATATTCAaatggttggttgaagcaaaaacttggtctggacttttactctctacaCCTGAACTATTaacttctgcctgtgacacagTCAGCCTACCGGCTTGGTGATGTCGAACACCACGATGGCGGCCTGAGCACCTCGGTAATACATGGGAGCCAGACTGTGATAGCGCTCCTGCCCTGCAGTGTCCCAGATCTCGAACTTGATGGTTGTGTCATCTAGACACACTGACTGTGCCAGAAATGCAGCTAGGACCAAGAAAAGGGAGGTTGGGAAATATCATCACAGCAGGTGAGGGCTGATTTGCTTTTGAAGTTCCCAGCACACATTAGTCATCAAGAAATATGGAATCCTGATCCTGTGAATGTATGCTTTTCTCAAGCTTGCATTTGGCACTGTTGCGGGAACATGATACTTCATGGTCTTTCACGGTTAAACTCAACATTCTGAAGTTTTGCTGAGAAATCAGGTTTTAATGCTAACCTCCTCCTGCCTACTTAAACCTCAGATTTCGATGGTTATCCAGAGTGTTCTCCTGTGTGCTCACCTCCGATGGTGGTCTCTTGGAACTCGTCAAAATGGCCCTTCACGAAGCGCAAAACCAGGCTGGACTTGCCCACTGCCATGTCTCCCAGCAGCACCAACTTGAACTGGCAGATCTTCGTCTGCTGTGGGGGGTCATCTTCAGTACTTCCTCCGCTGGCCATTAGGAGGGGTTCCTCAGAAGAGGGGGGTCTGTGGCCAGCCTGCTCTTTTGACTGTGTGACTCCACCTCTGTCCTGCTGTCACTCTCTGCGTCTGAAACGACAATGTTAGCATGTTACTGATCTTGCCAAAAGGAGTAGAGCTCCAGGCAGCAGGTCCAAGAAGGGCTCCTGAAACACACAGCTTACTGCAAAGGGACAAAATAACAAGTGATGTTTCACAAAACATTCCAGGATGTAGCTCAGACATCACATGTCATTActgcatcattattattattaccatcaTTGATTATTTtcagacccgggtttgagtctccacctggatcacatgtgtgtggagtttgcatgttcttcccatgtcgtcgtggggtttcctccaggtactccggtttccccccacagtccaaaagcatgctgaggttaattggagttactaaattgcccataggtgtgcatgtgtgagtgaatggtgtgtgagtgtgccctgcgatgggctggccccacatcctgggttgttctctgcctcgtgcccattgcttcccagataggctctggactccccgcaacccagtagcataagcggtttggaaaatggatggatggatgattatttTCAAATGACAACCATTGTCCTAAAACTGGAATAACCTGTGGCCTGTCCTTCAAGGCACTGAAAGAAAAGCATATTCAGTAAGCAGCATGCACTTCCTGATTAGTACACTTCTCTTTGTAGAGGAAGTCAATGTCCCAGGTCTTTTCTGCAATATATGGACACACTCTGCCCAACTCTGACACTTCCGTTTATTACACAACATGCAAGGGTACACGGGGACACCAAGACAACATTATGATGAACACCATGCAGGAGGAACATATTCTGCTATCTTCACAACATTTCAGTATGGGTCCTAATTAGGAATTATGGTCTGTTTTCACACTGAAATCTCACAGCCAAAACATGTTTTTCAAGGTTCTCTGAGTCTTTGCTGTGTTTATATTAGCAGGAAAGTTAAAGCAGAACAAAATCAGTTAGAAATTCACAACCTCCAGAATCACGAAAGGACAACGCGGCTGCAGAAGGACGGGACTTTGAAACCTTACAGATAAAGCGCAACACACCCGTGGGTATCCTGCAGCGCGGAAatataccatgcaaaagtctgCAATGACAGCAGCAGAGTGAGGGTATTTCAGGGAGTCCGCGTGTGTCCGTCTCAGTATGTGTCAGTATCTGACTATTAAGAGAATGAAAACTATAAAAATAACGAACAATATGAATTTCACATTCAAAGCAGACGAACGCCTTAGTGCAGCTTTACTGATTGTAGGAATGCAATGGTGAAGTCACAAATCCGACGCGTCCGAACTGGCGCATCAACGTACCTGAACTAAAACAGCTTCTTTAACGCCAGGACGAGGAGATGAGCGAAGACCTTTGCCGAAGGACAGACGAACGGTCGGACGGTCGCACACACGATCACTGCCTCCCAGCAGCCGGCAGCTCTCGGCACTGGACTCCCGAGCGCTGTCTGCTCTTCCGCACATGCGCACTAAGCGCACCATGGGTTTGAACCGCTGGCCGCAGGGCTTTGAAATGCATTCACACGTGTGACGTGCGATTCTGCATTTGTTTAACCAATGAATGAATAAAGCTGGCAGTATGACAGCAGACTGAAGTGACTTATTCCATATTTTCATATTCCTGTTTTACTCTAGATGACAATGATGCACTGTCTACGAAAGGTTAAAAGTACCGACTGTGATTCACATGCTAGGAAACaacagaaaacatttattttattacttaTACAATATGCTCTGTAATAGAGAATTCCAGTTTAACTAAATGTGGAAGAATATGTAAACTGCACTCAGCGTCTCCCTGCTGTTACACTGATTTTGTAATGCTATTTACATGTCGAAGAACCACTTGTCATAGCATATAAAATATGGAGTTGCCACAATCGGGCTATTCCCCTCCAAAGTTATTTATTTTGTTCCCATTCCATGTTTGCATTGGTGTCTTCTGGATTCTTTAGTTTTCCTCTCACTGTCCAAAAATATGCCTTTAGTCAGATATCTTATCATATAGCTGGATCATGAAGCTGCCGGCATGGCGATGTGGGTAagattgagagagagagagagagagagagagatagataaAGATAAAGAGTGTAAGTACAAGGTGGAGCGTAACAGAGTTACCGAAATCAGCTGACAGCTGATGTCTATTTCGCTATAGTTTGGGGGAATGAATGAACAGTGTGCATTAGACATTTGTGTAATTTCTGCATTGTAATTATTGCATTGATGTAGCAATGACATTTTGAATGTGCAAATATGGTTGCTCAGGGAGTTGTTCTGTTTCCTCCTTCTCGtgctgcgtgtggagtttgtggtgctgtgtttttatttcttttttctatAGTATCAAGCAGAATGAGGTCAAGAACCgactcttcagtttttcttgATTTATTAATTCTGCTACCAGattaattgtttttgttttttcttttttacaacaTTTTCCTATCCTCTGGGGCACTTTAATGCACAGACTTACCTGGGCTGTGGCCTCGCGCGTGGCTGCTGTCTGGTGTCCAAGGCCAGCCCCTATGACGAAAATTACGTCACAATCGCTGCGCGCTGTCGTGAAGCTCGAATACTGCCATCACCTTCCCCAGGTGACACATTGTACTGTCGCCGCATCACCTTCCATCTGACAGCTCAAATAGCCCATGGGTCTCTGATCCAGCCAAATTCCCTGCTGGCTCGGCCAAGCAGGACGAGGGCCACTTTGTATTCTTTATTGCGATATGctgataaaatgaaaatgcTACTTTTTGTTACAGAGCAAAATTTGGCTTTTACTAGCTTTTCACGTAATTATATGCCAGCCTAAACCATAGATATCTGAAACCCATAAAGTTATGgaatcataaaaataaaaaagacttTTTTCCGTAGGTTTAAATATTGAAAATTATAATCAACCTTGTCGTAAAACAGACCCTACACCACACACACTacatgaaataaaaatataacaattgttctgactggggtggggggagagccATCGGAGGCGGGTCCGCCGGCGGAAGCGGTAAGACTGCGTGTGAAAGCAGGAAACACCGTTCTGACACAGGAGCCGGGTATCTCGGTTGGGCTTAACGAAACAATACCCACTGCTATGGCTGTCGGGGCTGTGAATCTGCGTTGCTTATGCTGCTTACTGCTTTATTTCACGGCGACAGCCTTCGCGGGGTGAGTAACCGCATAGCCGGTGGTGATCCGCGTCTCTTGCCGGTACACATGTTGTACTCTGATTGGTCTGCACG
Coding sequences within:
- the LOC125709440 gene encoding ras-related protein Rab-5B-like isoform X1 codes for the protein MASGGSTEDDPPQQTKICQFKLVLLGDMAVGKSSLVLRFVKGHFDEFQETTIGAAFLAQSVCLDDTTIKFEIWDTAGQERYHSLAPMYYRGAQAAIVVFDITKPETFERAKAWVKELQRQANPSIVIALAGNKADLADRRMVEYEEGQAYSEDAGLLFLETSAKTAMNVNELFLAIAKKMPKMDTQNPTHAAWHRGVNLQEPNGQPFWGCCAS
- the LOC125709440 gene encoding ras-related protein Rab-5B-like isoform X2, translated to MASGGSTEDDPPQQTKICQFKLVLLGDMAVGKSSLVLRFVKGHFDEFQETTIGAAFLAQSVCLDDTTIKFEIWDTAGQERYHSLAPMYYRGAQAAIVVFDITKPETFERAKAWVKELQRQANPSIVIALAGNKADLADRRMVEYEVLRQPGPSRGPTLGAQKDFAVRAQKHVFQYQDLSRIMSIR